The DNA segment TTTCACGTCCCCGTGGAGGAGGGGATGGTGGTACTGGACGTCGTCCTCGCCATCCAGGCCACCCAGGCCAACACCTTGGCCGTCCGGTGGAACTGCAAGGCGGGCAAGTGCGGCTCATGCAGCGCCGAGGTCAATGGCAAACCTCGACTGATGTGTATGACGCGGATGAACCTTTTCCCCCCGCACGAACCCATCACCGTGGC comes from the Candidatus Methylomirabilota bacterium genome and includes:
- a CDS encoding 2Fe-2S iron-sulfur cluster-binding protein; amino-acid sequence: MTEVTMRVWRGIATEGSFQEFHVPVEEGMVVLDVVLAIQATQANTLAVRWNCKAGKCGSCSAEVNGKPRLMCMTRMNLFPPHEPITVA